The proteins below are encoded in one region of Pseudomonas putida S13.1.2:
- a CDS encoding TonB-dependent siderophore receptor produces the protein MNGFKGVGSSRRARGLLVLGLLAPFSLSALAETVATQAAGEDSSLDLPALTIEGNRLYDMLPSEATGGYSVDAATVGTKTPAALKDIPQSITVYTQDYVKDRQFVHLDDLAKYTAGLRTLTNDSGRSSIYARGYEYSEFNIDGLPAPMASIFGTVPSLAAFDRVEIMRGPAGLFSSTSELGGIVNMVRKRPTAEFQGHVEGSYGTWDTNHEEIDLSGPLDDAGRVRGRFVTSRDDTNGEVDYNANTSNSYYGALDVDLDDATTLSFGLMHEVKNITPHNGYPATLSGDVPDFSHSRFLGADWNYFDGKTTDLVAELTHRFDNGGYGRIAARGSHRDTNYLYAFTATNATTGANSERASARDFTQDTYSLDASYSQPFETLGQVSEFVVGTDYKNYDTEYLNGTTNLGPINVNTYSPKQFAKPSPNYSTETGMQEEEYGLYSKVTFRPIERLALIAGGRFSWYRGDFYTTTLSSGASTNDSKRVDGHFTPYGGLVYDLTENHALYASYSQVFKPQSDTDSNGRVLKPREGEQYEFGLKSSYFGGDLNTRFSVFRLTDKNRATTEYDEDGVDTNFSVASGKTRVKGAEVEVSGKLTPNWELLAGYTWMETETLKGDAETTFFIMPRNQASLWSKYTISQGPLTGLAIGGGVSAMSSFYSENGGVRIDAPGYATVDAMLSYPVTSKLTATFNVNNLFDRDYLSRVGSTSTFNFYGPSRSMMVGARYDF, from the coding sequence ATGAACGGTTTCAAAGGTGTGGGGAGCTCGCGACGGGCTCGGGGTTTGCTGGTGCTGGGGTTGCTGGCGCCGTTTTCGTTGTCGGCTCTGGCCGAAACGGTAGCGACCCAGGCGGCAGGCGAGGACAGCTCGCTCGACCTGCCGGCACTGACCATCGAAGGCAACCGCCTGTACGACATGCTGCCCTCGGAAGCGACCGGTGGCTACAGTGTCGATGCAGCGACCGTGGGCACCAAGACGCCAGCCGCGCTGAAGGACATTCCCCAGTCCATCACCGTGTACACCCAGGACTACGTCAAAGACCGCCAGTTCGTGCACCTGGATGACCTGGCCAAGTACACCGCCGGCCTGCGTACCCTGACCAACGACAGCGGCCGGTCGTCGATCTACGCCCGTGGCTACGAGTACAGCGAGTTCAACATTGACGGCCTGCCGGCACCGATGGCCAGCATCTTTGGTACCGTGCCGTCGCTGGCGGCGTTCGACCGTGTCGAAATCATGCGCGGCCCGGCCGGGCTGTTCAGCAGCACCAGTGAACTGGGTGGCATCGTCAACATGGTGCGCAAGCGCCCGACTGCCGAGTTTCAGGGCCACGTCGAAGGCAGCTATGGCACCTGGGACACCAACCATGAAGAAATCGACCTGAGCGGGCCGCTGGATGACGCCGGGCGCGTGCGCGGGCGTTTCGTCACGTCCCGTGACGACACCAATGGCGAAGTCGATTACAACGCCAACACCAGCAACAGCTACTACGGTGCGCTGGATGTCGACCTGGACGACGCCACCACCCTGTCGTTCGGCCTGATGCACGAAGTGAAAAACATCACGCCGCACAATGGCTACCCGGCAACGCTGTCCGGGGATGTGCCTGACTTCAGCCATTCCCGTTTCCTGGGGGCCGACTGGAACTACTTCGACGGCAAGACCACCGACCTGGTCGCCGAGCTGACCCACCGCTTCGACAACGGCGGCTATGGCCGTATCGCGGCGCGCGGTTCGCACCGCGACACCAATTACCTGTATGCCTTCACCGCGACCAATGCTACCACCGGTGCCAATTCCGAGCGCGCCAGCGCCCGCGACTTCACTCAGGACACCTACTCGCTGGACGCCAGCTACAGCCAGCCGTTCGAAACCCTCGGCCAGGTCAGCGAATTTGTGGTCGGCACCGACTACAAGAACTACGACACCGAGTACCTCAACGGCACCACCAACCTGGGCCCCATCAACGTCAACACCTACTCGCCGAAGCAGTTCGCCAAACCGTCGCCCAACTACAGTACCGAGACCGGCATGCAGGAAGAGGAATATGGCTTGTATTCCAAGGTCACTTTCCGCCCGATCGAGCGCCTGGCGCTGATCGCCGGTGGCCGCTTCAGCTGGTACCGCGGTGATTTCTACACCACCACCCTGAGCAGCGGTGCCAGCACCAACGACAGCAAGCGCGTGGACGGCCACTTCACGCCGTATGGCGGCCTGGTCTACGACCTGACTGAGAACCATGCGCTGTACGCCAGCTACTCGCAGGTGTTCAAGCCGCAGTCCGACACCGACAGCAACGGCCGGGTGTTGAAGCCGCGTGAAGGCGAGCAGTATGAGTTCGGCCTCAAGAGCAGCTACTTTGGCGGCGACCTGAATACCCGTTTCTCGGTATTCCGCCTGACCGACAAGAACCGCGCCACCACCGAATACGATGAGGATGGTGTAGACACCAACTTCTCGGTGGCCTCCGGCAAGACCCGCGTCAAAGGCGCGGAAGTGGAAGTGAGCGGCAAGCTGACGCCGAACTGGGAGCTGCTGGCCGGCTACACCTGGATGGAAACCGAAACCCTCAAGGGTGACGCCGAAACCACGTTCTTCATCATGCCGCGCAACCAGGCTTCGCTGTGGAGCAAGTACACCATCAGCCAAGGCCCGCTGACGGGCCTGGCCATTGGCGGCGGTGTATCGGCGATGAGCAGCTTCTATTCCGAGAATGGTGGCGTGCGTATCGATGCACCGGGCTATGCCACGGTGGATGCGATGCTGTCGTACCCGGTTACCTCGAAGCTGACTGCCACCTTCAACGTCAACAACCTGTTCGACCGGGACTACCTGTCGCGGGTGGGATCGACGTCGACGTTCAACTTCTACGGGCCGTCGCGCAGCATGATGGTTGGGGCGCGTTACGACTTCTGA
- a CDS encoding FecR domain-containing protein: protein MTNGTATPDDAIAQHVLAQAASWLMLMQEGPLLPAQQLELERWRLANDEHERAWKRAQRLLSRLGSLPPTLARQTLQRPQGRRAVLRGLVLLMGAAPLGWWGWRSQAGRFTSDYQTAVGERTNARLADGTQIILNTDSALQLVFDSAQRLLHLRRGEVYIVTAADPRPLMVQTGHGQLLALGTRFSVRQLADETLLEVYEGAVQVRPDSASVAAGENIIRAGQQVRFSRERLGLVGEVHETSLAWQRGLLVADDMPLQQWAQALMRYADQRLECDPALSELRVSGTFPVDDLPLALAMLAQTYGLQVRQGDGRLVISRL from the coding sequence ATGACTAACGGTACTGCAACACCCGACGATGCCATCGCGCAGCATGTGCTTGCCCAGGCAGCCTCGTGGCTGATGCTGATGCAGGAAGGCCCGCTGCTGCCTGCCCAGCAGCTCGAACTGGAACGCTGGCGGCTTGCCAATGATGAGCACGAACGTGCATGGAAAAGGGCGCAGCGCCTGCTTTCACGCCTGGGCAGCCTGCCGCCAACGCTGGCCAGGCAGACCCTGCAACGCCCCCAGGGCAGGCGGGCGGTACTGCGCGGCCTGGTTCTGCTGATGGGTGCCGCACCGCTTGGGTGGTGGGGCTGGCGCTCGCAGGCCGGGCGTTTTACCAGTGATTACCAGACAGCTGTGGGTGAGCGCACAAACGCGCGGCTGGCCGACGGCACACAGATCATCCTCAATACCGACAGTGCCCTGCAGCTGGTTTTCGATAGCGCGCAACGGCTGCTGCATCTGCGCCGTGGCGAGGTGTACATCGTGACCGCTGCCGACCCACGGCCGCTGATGGTGCAGACCGGGCATGGTCAGTTGCTCGCGCTGGGCACGCGGTTCAGCGTGCGCCAGCTGGCCGATGAAACCTTGCTTGAGGTGTATGAAGGCGCCGTGCAGGTACGCCCCGACAGCGCCAGCGTGGCGGCAGGCGAGAACATCATCCGCGCCGGGCAGCAGGTTCGATTCAGCCGGGAGCGTCTGGGCCTTGTCGGGGAGGTGCATGAAACCAGCCTGGCTTGGCAGCGCGGCTTGCTGGTGGCCGATGACATGCCATTGCAACAGTGGGCCCAGGCATTGATGCGCTACGCCGACCAGCGCCTGGAGTGCGACCCCGCGTTGAGCGAACTGCGGGTGTCTGGCACCTTCCCGGTCGATGATCTGCCGCTGGCGTTGGCCATGCTGGCCCAGACCTATGGGCTGCAGGTTCGCCAGGGTGATGGGCGCCTGGTTATCAGTCGGTTATAG
- a CDS encoding alpha/beta hydrolase, with protein sequence MSKMTLTLALALALAAPVALAQPERNQKMDTSLLQRQDLAYRFTQLDLDSADGQRHYRLWVGTPNRPAPASGYPVLWMLDGNAALGALDSQQLAKLAAGQAPLLVAVGYQTEQRIERAARTYDYTPALPGQAEQRDPLTGQPSGGVDAFLDLLTERMRPMVAGLAPIDLQRQTLWGHSYGGLAVLHALFTRPGAFSDYAAASPSLWWHDGAIVQEAQGLEQRLGNTPARLLLMRGSEEPANPRAQVKGDVERPARELAADLARVKGLRVHFERFEGLDHGQMLGASLKTVIEQLAR encoded by the coding sequence ATGAGCAAGATGACCCTGACGCTGGCTTTGGCACTGGCCCTGGCAGCCCCCGTTGCCCTGGCACAGCCCGAGCGCAACCAGAAGATGGACACCTCGCTGCTGCAGCGTCAGGACCTGGCCTACCGCTTCACCCAGCTCGACCTGGACTCGGCCGATGGCCAGCGTCATTACCGTTTGTGGGTCGGTACACCGAACCGCCCGGCGCCAGCATCGGGGTATCCGGTACTGTGGATGCTCGACGGCAATGCCGCGCTTGGCGCGCTGGACAGCCAGCAACTGGCCAAGCTTGCCGCCGGCCAGGCGCCCTTGCTGGTGGCTGTGGGCTACCAGACCGAGCAGCGTATCGAGCGGGCTGCGCGGACTTATGACTACACCCCGGCGTTGCCCGGGCAGGCTGAGCAGCGCGACCCGCTGACTGGCCAGCCCAGTGGTGGCGTGGATGCATTTCTTGACCTGCTGACCGAGCGCATGCGGCCGATGGTGGCCGGGCTGGCCCCCATCGACCTGCAGCGACAGACGCTGTGGGGCCATTCCTACGGCGGGCTGGCCGTGCTGCATGCGCTGTTCACCCGGCCCGGGGCGTTCAGTGACTATGCGGCGGCCAGCCCTTCGCTGTGGTGGCATGACGGGGCAATCGTGCAGGAGGCGCAGGGCCTTGAGCAACGCTTGGGCAACACCCCGGCGCGACTGCTACTGATGCGCGGCAGCGAGGAACCTGCCAACCCCAGGGCGCAGGTAAAGGGCGATGTCGAGAGGCCTGCACGAGAACTGGCGGCAGACCTGGCCAGGGTAAAAGGCCTTCGGGTCCACTTCGAACGGTTCGAAGGGCTCGACCATGGGCAAATGCTGGGGGCATCGTTGAAGACGGTGATCGAGCAGCTGGCCAGATAA
- a CDS encoding glycosyltransferase family 4 protein produces the protein MIEDPYILFTRIAVVVDEQGDVFTDPLWVKDIELHLGYIANFGMCCPVERGSNIDGLQSIGHLDVKWLYALRKDYGLASVLKNFIPNFITVINACKKARIVHSDGAGWAFPLSFYLLPLKPFFRFQWVIVIESSFWMLAQGQPRSLRAIIEHHMHTLLLKRCLKLANARIFTQSFYKEYFLGRNSSRTLINPASWLDKKYIAAPDAVRKRFEAKGNRKLKLLYPSRLVLDKGVLVVLEAIEQLQIENIDITVTLMGEGDFKEHCLRFAAEDHGGIEVRFQNAVDYGKDFFSIIAQHDWLLVPTLKQEQPRIIFDAFSQGVPVIGSDTSGVLDITSKHNTLTFETGNPSSLADRIRHAARHPELALEMGLAGLEYATGKTHLQMHQVREEFLKSSLTASASPRAPND, from the coding sequence ATGATTGAAGACCCATACATTCTGTTCACTCGCATTGCTGTTGTAGTAGACGAGCAAGGTGACGTATTCACAGATCCCTTGTGGGTCAAAGATATAGAACTTCATTTGGGCTACATAGCAAACTTCGGGATGTGCTGCCCTGTTGAACGAGGCAGCAATATCGACGGGCTGCAAAGCATTGGTCATCTGGATGTAAAATGGTTGTATGCGTTGCGCAAGGACTATGGGCTTGCGTCAGTATTAAAGAATTTTATTCCGAATTTCATCACCGTCATCAACGCCTGCAAGAAGGCCAGGATCGTTCATTCTGACGGGGCAGGTTGGGCATTCCCTTTGTCCTTCTATCTATTGCCGCTCAAGCCGTTCTTCCGCTTTCAGTGGGTGATTGTCATAGAGTCTTCATTCTGGATGTTGGCTCAGGGGCAGCCGCGAAGCCTCAGAGCAATCATCGAACACCATATGCACACCCTTTTGTTGAAGCGCTGCCTGAAGCTGGCGAATGCCAGGATCTTTACTCAGTCTTTCTACAAGGAATATTTTCTTGGGCGTAATAGCAGCCGCACGCTGATCAACCCTGCCAGCTGGCTGGATAAAAAATACATCGCGGCACCGGACGCCGTCAGGAAAAGATTCGAAGCCAAAGGCAACCGTAAACTCAAACTGCTTTACCCATCACGCCTTGTCCTGGATAAAGGTGTTCTGGTAGTCCTTGAAGCCATTGAACAACTGCAAATCGAAAATATTGATATCACCGTCACCCTCATGGGTGAGGGTGATTTCAAAGAGCACTGCCTACGCTTTGCAGCTGAAGACCATGGCGGCATCGAAGTGCGGTTCCAGAACGCAGTTGATTACGGCAAAGACTTTTTCAGCATCATTGCCCAGCATGACTGGCTGTTGGTGCCGACATTGAAACAGGAACAACCCCGCATCATTTTTGACGCATTCAGCCAGGGCGTTCCCGTCATCGGTTCTGACACATCCGGGGTGCTGGACATAACCAGCAAGCACAACACGCTCACGTTTGAAACCGGGAACCCGTCCAGCCTGGCAGACCGTATTCGTCATGCTGCCCGGCATCCCGAGCTGGCGCTGGAAATGGGGCTTGCGGGGTTGGAGTATGCGACGGGGAAAACACACTTGCAGATGCATCAGGTGCGCGAGGAATTCCTGAAGAGCAGTTTGACGGCCTCTGCCAGCCCGCGCGCCCCAAATGACTGA
- a CDS encoding sigma-70 family RNA polymerase sigma factor gives MNAPFSPPNSTEPCSIETLYIENHAWLRNWLAYRLRSWGRGVADDLAQDTFLRVLASREGARVEPIRQPRAYLTRIANCVLVSWRRRQSLEQAWLEALLLLPEPEHPSPELQYVILETLHEIDAVLDKLRPRARQAFLMATLDGMKQKDIAVALNIALPTVKKYIHEGYLACLTQMPDD, from the coding sequence ATGAATGCCCCCTTCTCCCCGCCTAACAGTACCGAGCCGTGCAGTATCGAAACGCTGTACATCGAGAATCACGCCTGGCTGCGCAACTGGCTTGCCTACCGGCTGAGGTCATGGGGGCGCGGGGTGGCCGACGATCTGGCCCAGGATACGTTCCTGCGTGTGCTGGCCAGCCGCGAGGGCGCGCGGGTCGAGCCGATTCGTCAACCCCGCGCCTACCTGACGCGCATCGCGAACTGCGTGCTGGTGAGCTGGCGGCGCCGCCAGTCGCTGGAGCAGGCGTGGCTCGAAGCGCTGCTGTTGCTGCCAGAGCCCGAGCATCCTTCGCCTGAGCTGCAATATGTGATCCTCGAAACCCTGCATGAGATCGACGCAGTTCTGGACAAGCTGCGACCGCGTGCAAGGCAGGCATTCCTGATGGCGACACTGGACGGCATGAAGCAGAAGGACATCGCCGTGGCCTTGAACATAGCGCTGCCGACGGTGAAGAAGTACATCCACGAGGGCTACCTGGCCTGCCTGACGCAGATGCCCGATGACTAA
- a CDS encoding sensor histidine kinase, translated as MRRHPLLWKLAVLQVSFCLLLIWLIWTWGLSVERSTYFLSRADQDYLARYAQQAEDAWSQGGAIGAEAWRRQLAQAEDTWVAVIGPHLQSLGTTPLSAEEASHLTFMRKLDWPMSRRLQDELPYVSIEFPQHPEQGRLVLQLPERLLPTGLTPWTHVVTHGVAPALLALLLGLALYRHLVVPLNRLRDRADALRADDLDSPALPLLARRDELGELAQAFEHMAGRLRQSLEQQRLLLRTLSHELRTPLARLRIAHDSDLPPLQLRERLDREVADMQKLLEDTLDLAWMDTEQPSLPTEPILMVSVWEALCQDVCFESGWDRARLPCSLGTDCLVQAHLDSLAQALENLMRNAIRHSPAEGRVSLEGWREGDCWHLRLSDQGPGVPDADLERIFKPYQRLADSGAGFGLGLAIARRAIELQGGRLWASNGHPGLRLHLTLPMAKDCLES; from the coding sequence ATGCGGCGCCACCCGTTGCTGTGGAAACTGGCGGTCCTGCAGGTCAGCTTCTGCCTGCTGCTGATCTGGCTGATCTGGACCTGGGGCCTGTCCGTGGAGCGCAGCACCTATTTTCTGTCCCGGGCCGACCAGGATTACCTGGCGCGCTATGCGCAACAAGCTGAAGACGCCTGGAGCCAGGGCGGCGCGATCGGCGCCGAGGCCTGGCGCAGGCAACTGGCGCAGGCCGAGGACACCTGGGTGGCGGTGATCGGCCCGCATCTGCAAAGCCTCGGCACCACTCCGCTGAGTGCCGAGGAGGCCAGCCACCTGACCTTCATGCGTAAGCTGGACTGGCCGATGAGCCGGCGCCTGCAGGATGAGTTGCCGTATGTCAGCATCGAGTTCCCGCAGCACCCCGAGCAAGGCCGCCTGGTGCTGCAATTGCCCGAGCGCCTGCTGCCCACCGGCCTGACGCCGTGGACCCATGTGGTCACCCACGGCGTTGCACCTGCACTGCTCGCCCTGCTGCTGGGCCTGGCGTTGTACCGGCACTTGGTAGTGCCGCTGAACCGCCTGCGCGACCGCGCCGATGCCCTGCGTGCCGATGACCTGGACAGCCCCGCCCTGCCCCTGCTGGCACGCCGTGATGAGCTGGGTGAACTGGCACAGGCCTTCGAGCACATGGCCGGGCGCTTGCGTCAGAGCCTGGAGCAACAGCGCCTGCTGCTGCGCACGCTGTCTCACGAGCTGCGCACGCCCCTGGCACGGTTGCGCATCGCCCATGACAGCGACTTGCCGCCGCTGCAGTTGCGCGAGCGCCTGGACCGTGAAGTCGCCGACATGCAGAAACTGCTGGAAGACACGCTGGACCTGGCCTGGATGGACACCGAACAGCCAAGCTTGCCCACCGAGCCGATACTGATGGTTTCCGTATGGGAAGCACTGTGCCAGGACGTTTGCTTCGAAAGTGGCTGGGACCGTGCACGCCTGCCTTGTTCGCTTGGCACCGATTGCCTGGTACAGGCGCATCTGGACAGCCTGGCCCAGGCCTTGGAAAACCTGATGCGCAATGCCATTCGCCACTCGCCGGCCGAGGGCCGGGTCAGCCTGGAGGGCTGGCGTGAAGGCGACTGCTGGCACCTGCGCCTGAGCGACCAGGGCCCCGGCGTACCTGACGCCGACCTTGAACGCATCTTCAAGCCTTACCAGCGCCTGGCCGACAGCGGCGCGGGTTTCGGCCTGGGGTTGGCCATCGCCCGTCGGGCCATCGAGCTGCAAGGCGGCCGCTTGTGGGCCAGCAATGGCCACCCTGGGCTGCGCCTGCACTTGACCTTGCCGATGGCCAAGGACTGTTTAGAAAGTTAA
- a CDS encoding RtcB family protein: MHSRNKPMDILQVAGGKPIKLWTDGVPVEDEARQQLLNTARMPFIFKHLAVMPDVHLGKGSTIGSVIPTVGAIIPAAVGVDIGCGMIAARTSLHARDLPGNLHGLRSAIEQAVPHGKSFGKRDQGAWADVPAKTDKAWGQLAGRFKAITDKYPRLEKTNNRHHLATLGGGNHFIEVCLDEADRVWFMLHSGSRGVGNAIGNLFIELAQADMRQHLANLPDKDLAYFEEGSRHFADYVEAVEWAQDYARQNRELMMLAVVGAARKALGKPFEARLEAVNCHHNYVQREQHFGREVLVTRKGAVSAQKGQLGIIPGSMGAKSFIVRGLGNEESFCSCSHGAGRVMSRTRAKSRFTVEDQRRATAHVECRKDKDVIDEIPMAYKDIDAVMRAQQALVEVVHTLRQVVCVKG; encoded by the coding sequence ATGCATTCGAGGAACAAGCCCATGGATATTCTCCAGGTCGCCGGTGGCAAGCCGATCAAGCTGTGGACCGACGGCGTGCCGGTCGAAGACGAGGCCCGCCAACAACTGCTGAACACGGCCAGGATGCCGTTCATCTTCAAGCACCTGGCGGTGATGCCCGACGTGCACCTGGGCAAGGGCTCGACCATCGGCAGCGTGATCCCCACGGTCGGTGCGATCATCCCCGCTGCGGTTGGCGTGGACATCGGCTGCGGCATGATCGCCGCGCGCACCTCGCTGCACGCCCGTGACCTGCCAGGCAACCTGCATGGCCTGCGCAGTGCCATCGAGCAGGCGGTGCCGCATGGCAAGAGCTTCGGCAAACGTGACCAGGGCGCCTGGGCCGATGTGCCGGCAAAGACTGACAAGGCCTGGGGCCAGCTGGCCGGGCGGTTCAAGGCCATTACCGACAAATACCCGCGGCTGGAAAAGACCAATAACCGCCACCACCTGGCTACCCTCGGCGGTGGCAATCACTTCATCGAAGTGTGCCTGGATGAGGCCGACCGCGTCTGGTTCATGCTGCACAGCGGCTCGCGCGGTGTGGGCAATGCCATCGGCAACCTGTTCATCGAACTGGCCCAGGCCGACATGCGCCAGCACCTGGCCAACCTGCCGGACAAGGACCTGGCGTATTTCGAAGAAGGCAGCCGCCATTTTGCTGACTATGTCGAAGCCGTGGAGTGGGCGCAGGACTACGCCCGGCAGAACCGCGAGCTGATGATGCTGGCCGTGGTCGGCGCTGCTCGCAAGGCGTTGGGCAAACCGTTCGAGGCCCGCCTGGAAGCGGTGAACTGCCACCACAACTATGTACAGCGTGAGCAACATTTTGGCCGCGAAGTGTTGGTCACGCGCAAGGGGGCGGTGTCGGCGCAGAAGGGGCAGTTGGGCATCATCCCGGGCTCGATGGGGGCCAAAAGCTTCATCGTGCGTGGGTTGGGCAACGAGGAGTCGTTCTGTTCGTGCAGCCATGGCGCCGGCCGGGTGATGAGCCGGACCAGGGCCAAAAGCCGCTTTACCGTGGAGGACCAACGGCGGGCCACGGCACATGTGGAGTGCCGCAAGGACAAAGACGTCATCGACGAAATCCCGATGGCGTACAAAGACATCGACGCGGTGATGCGTGCCCAGCAGGCGCTAGTAGAGGTGGTTCATACCCTGCGCCAGGTCGTGTGTGTGAAGGGGTAG
- the ribB gene encoding 3,4-dihydroxy-2-butanone-4-phosphate synthase: MSTRNHPQFPAVSAAIAAFQAGRPVLLLDDDDREDEADIIAAAENITLQTMAMMIRDCSGIVCLCLDEATVDALQLAPMVQNNQARHGTGFTVTIEAAEGITTGVSAQDRITTIAAALRSSAEQRHIVSPGHVFPLRARNGGVLTRRGHTEGSVDLARLAGLRPAAVLCELMNPDGSMARGEQVAVYARQYNLPVLTIEELARYREAMLEREAEPA; the protein is encoded by the coding sequence ATGTCCACCCGTAACCACCCGCAATTCCCCGCTGTTTCCGCCGCCATCGCCGCCTTCCAGGCCGGGCGCCCTGTGCTGCTGCTTGACGATGACGACCGCGAGGACGAAGCGGACATCATTGCCGCTGCCGAAAACATTACGCTGCAGACCATGGCCATGATGATTCGCGACTGTAGCGGCATCGTCTGCCTGTGCCTGGACGAAGCCACCGTCGACGCACTGCAACTGGCGCCGATGGTGCAGAACAACCAGGCCCGTCATGGCACCGGCTTCACGGTCACCATCGAGGCCGCAGAAGGCATCACCACCGGGGTTTCTGCCCAGGACCGCATCACCACCATTGCCGCGGCACTGCGCTCCAGCGCCGAACAGCGCCATATCGTCAGCCCGGGGCATGTGTTCCCGCTGCGCGCCCGCAATGGCGGGGTATTGACCCGCCGTGGGCACACCGAAGGCTCGGTGGACCTGGCGCGCCTGGCCGGCCTGCGCCCGGCGGCGGTGTTGTGCGAGCTGATGAACCCCGATGGCAGCATGGCCCGCGGCGAGCAGGTGGCGGTTTATGCGCGCCAGTACAACTTGCCGGTGCTGACCATCGAGGAGTTGGCGCGTTACCGTGAGGCGATGCTGGAACGGGAAGCAGAGCCGGCCTGA
- a CDS encoding zeta toxin family protein: MATLYPFTDSDVDDAFAQLDHALFDKAREADGPESDPTPNMLIVAGAQGSGKTYLLEKQLLPSERYQNHVRLYLPEFRKLHPHYTEMSEHGVLHVYEHTEAFIRALSGKVFGYAFANRYNIIMESALDDEAFAGFPPAAVEAGYRFEIHMIACKVEFSHWATLDRGVKSVAKGEIERFVALSQIQASQANAKKILNAFEHACTQAPGSQVTLYERGFETDQQSKVLCHSTCDAPGVLTPQPDYDGQPFFRAPYHDTPIEIRRSPEGTDSGAYLQFFQVVHAGMLDEPVRQQMVMACCKTLGRSTDLVPRISEDAFRDLSQYLLKYTYP; this comes from the coding sequence ATGGCCACGCTTTACCCGTTCACCGACAGCGATGTCGATGACGCCTTCGCCCAGCTCGACCATGCACTGTTCGACAAAGCGCGCGAAGCTGATGGGCCTGAAAGTGACCCAACCCCGAACATGCTCATCGTTGCCGGTGCGCAAGGGTCAGGCAAGACCTACCTGCTGGAGAAGCAGTTGCTGCCCAGCGAGCGCTACCAGAACCATGTGCGGCTTTACCTGCCAGAATTTCGCAAACTGCACCCGCACTACACCGAAATGAGCGAGCACGGTGTGCTGCATGTGTACGAGCACACCGAAGCCTTCATCAGGGCACTGAGCGGCAAGGTATTTGGGTACGCCTTCGCCAACCGCTACAACATCATCATGGAATCGGCACTGGACGACGAAGCATTCGCCGGCTTCCCGCCTGCGGCCGTGGAGGCGGGTTACCGCTTCGAGATTCACATGATCGCCTGCAAGGTGGAATTCAGCCATTGGGCGACCCTCGACCGCGGCGTGAAGAGCGTCGCCAAGGGCGAAATCGAGCGATTCGTGGCGTTGTCGCAGATCCAGGCCTCACAGGCGAATGCCAAAAAGATCCTGAACGCTTTCGAACACGCCTGTACGCAGGCCCCTGGCTCGCAGGTCACGCTTTATGAACGTGGTTTCGAAACGGATCAGCAGAGCAAGGTGCTGTGCCACAGCACCTGTGATGCCCCTGGCGTGTTGACCCCGCAGCCAGACTACGATGGCCAGCCCTTTTTCCGGGCGCCTTACCATGACACACCGATTGAAATCCGGCGCAGCCCTGAAGGCACCGATTCTGGCGCCTACCTGCAATTCTTCCAGGTCGTGCATGCCGGCATGCTGGATGAGCCGGTGCGCCAACAGATGGTCATGGCCTGCTGCAAGACCCTTGGCCGGAGCACCGACCTGGTACCCCGAATTTCCGAAGATGCCTTCCGCGACCTGAGTCAGTACCTGCTCAAGTACACCTACCCCTGA
- a CDS encoding response regulator transcription factor, translating into MPTSLLLAEDDASLRQDLERHFLKRGFRVHACATGTQALDAIRQSPFELVLLDIMLPGIDGLSLLDELRRQQAVPVMLMSALGAEQDRISGFTRGADDYLPKPFSLAELDARVDALLRRVAFDRGMALRADVGEVMLDHDRQDVIHNGNAAGLTASEFRLLLTLQAHPGEALSKPFLYQTVLHRAYTRLDRGLDVHVCNLRRKLADISAQHLQIQAVRGQGYILVDTEQP; encoded by the coding sequence GTGCCCACCTCACTTCTCCTCGCTGAAGACGACGCAAGCCTGCGTCAGGACCTGGAACGCCATTTCCTCAAACGCGGTTTCCGGGTGCACGCCTGCGCCACGGGCACCCAGGCCCTGGACGCGATTCGGCAATCACCGTTCGAGCTGGTGTTGCTGGACATCATGTTGCCGGGTATCGATGGCCTCAGCCTGCTCGACGAGTTGCGCCGACAGCAGGCGGTGCCGGTCATGCTGATGTCGGCGCTGGGGGCCGAGCAGGACCGCATCAGTGGCTTTACCCGTGGTGCCGACGACTACCTGCCCAAGCCCTTCAGCCTGGCGGAGCTGGACGCACGGGTCGATGCCTTGCTGCGGCGCGTGGCATTTGATCGCGGCATGGCGCTGCGTGCCGACGTCGGCGAAGTGATGCTGGACCACGACCGTCAGGACGTTATCCACAACGGCAACGCCGCTGGCCTCACCGCTTCCGAATTCCGCTTGCTGCTCACGCTGCAGGCGCACCCCGGCGAAGCCTTGAGCAAACCGTTCCTTTACCAGACCGTGCTGCACCGGGCCTATACCCGTCTGGACCGGGGCCTGGATGTGCATGTGTGCAACCTGCGCCGCAAACTGGCCGACATCAGTGCCCAGCATCTGCAGATCCAGGCCGTGCGTGGTCAGGGGTACATCCTGGTCGACACGGAACAGCCCTGA